The Tigriopus californicus strain San Diego chromosome 10, Tcal_SD_v2.1, whole genome shotgun sequence region acataaatacTTTCATACAGCAATTACAGACTAAGTTTGCAACGGCCGACATGGAAAGCTGAAAGTTTGACATTCCTGGGTGTTCCGATACTTTTGCACAACGGCCTGAATTCGAATAGTAATATCCCTCGAGTAAACAGACGCTCACTCAAAAATCAGAcacaaaaaaggtaaaattaATTAAAACCGTGTCACTTTTGACGGCCTTCTGTCTGTTCGTCAAGCGTCAGGAGATTAGAAGGAAGGAAGCTCATTCGGCATTAAGCTTTATACTGCTAAAGTTGGTCTCGTTAAAAGGGCCTCTCAAAGACCGGTTGGGTCTCTTGCAACTCCCGTACCGTCTTGTAAACCATCACCAGTAACCCAAATCATCAACGAATAAAAAGAGATTCTCAGAAGGAGTCTGAGCTCgacgaaaattgaaaattgtttcaaaacccGACTTAGCGGCCAAATGATTATATACGTATGCATTAAATGACGCAGTGGTTTGACATGCTCTAAAAAAGTCAGACCCAAATCAATATGGTTTGATAGATACTCATCATATTCATGAATTCAAAAGAGACCCCGGGCAGTCACTTTGGGAATTGACAAATAAATAATGCATTAAAATTTCAGCGACACATTGGACAGCGTTGCTGGGCGGGCCTCTGCTCTCATTTTCACTGATATTATCTTTCCATTCGAGGCCGTTCGAAAGCCCTTTGAAGGAGCTCCAAGTTCGTCTAGCTGGTGGTGGAGGTGACAGCATGAACTCAAACAAACGGGAGAATGGGGCGAGCTCTGATGAATTTAATAATGAAAACGAATGTTCATCCAGACCTTGGTTgtattctctctctctcttttgtaTCAATGAACGTCAGACATGTGAGGGAATTGTAGAGTTGGCAAACAACACCACGTGTGGTAAATAGTTCCCTAGAGTCCAGATCCAACAAACAAGGAAGAATGTCACATCTGCGGGATCGTCAGTGCATCCTCAGTAGCTGTGCGATTACCAGCTTTCTAAACAAAACTTTATTGCTCCGGAGAATTATGGCCGTGGCTTCGGTTTGCAGAGTATTCGGTCTGGTACTAGCAGTTTTCCGCTATTCAGGACATACGCTGTGTCCACGACCAACTGGCTTCCTTCCCAAAGTATTGCCACGAAACAATCTATCCCGTCAGAAGTGGAGCCCAACGATATTGATGAGTTGCAATTTCCGATGCCTTGATTGACTTGTTCCCCTGATCGAGGCTAGAATAAGAAACGCGAGCCAGGCGAGGTTCCTACGTTGGTTTTCCTCTTCCCCACTTCGATTCGACGCACTGTGTGTACGACGTAGGAAGGACGAGCAGTACTTTCATTAGCCCTTGTTACCTAAGAGTCGTAAACTATTTACGACCACGAGCACAGGAAAGTTTTCCCCTTGTTGTAAAGCCACATCCCTAGTCAACCGGCCACCAGATAGCCAGAGCACTCTtgtcttcttgttccaaaatgaacatgaacTCGAACAACTGGTAGTACGAATACTGTAAAGCACGGAGAGGATGATTCTTCGTAGGATACATCAAGTCTGTCTGTGTTTGTTAGTCGGTTGGGAGAATTGTTGAAGGAAACAGCCGGCAGTTGGACTTGgagcaatttctttcaatgggCCGACGCAAGCCACAGTTTGGGAGATTTGGCAACTTTTATGCCGCTTATCGTGAATAATGATGAGAGGTTTTCCAGATTTCCCCTCCATGGTTCATTGAAATGGTTCAATCTGGTCTGTTCCGAACGTCATTTTGAAGTGAAAATGTAATCGGAAAAAGTTCTTTATCGGATTTTTCTGATTATGGAACTTTtacaaaatcattttccttTGCCTGACCAGTTGCCAACAAACACCTTGGACTTAGGGTGCCTTCAATTTTAATTGGTTAgttttttcactggcttttcaaccgctacagggaatgtaatccccagtactattaaaatgaaaggttataattcgtctatttattacctttcaatcttaatatgatatttggtctaccaacgagtttgaggtggcagaccgagctagtccttgaatgtagggttgatctggaatgctatctaaaaatttgttcaagtctgacttgaaggatgctaccggatcaataaggcttacaaatgacaaatattaGACGGAAGCATActtaacaatgaaggagcccgagaaacaagttaattggacttcattgttcgaactagcctggattcgcgatgacttgaaggtgctctcaaaacgcacattaaccCCCAgggtcactaaaattgaccctaaatcctgggttgggacaaagctcatggatgcttttgaagacgtaaaATATCGGATAGTTATTAAATAGGTATGTAGGTATAGGTATAAGTATCGCTATTGAACagggttttgaaaattttagtttttataatatttttaggcatttaagttttttatgtgggctagaataccataaagcaataaaatgaaagctGTTCCCTATGATTTTCCGAGGCaggaaattgccaaaatgtgtttgggaatttctctggaaacttgatggggctttttgaacaccgtggtgacaatttgctctttttggccaaagtagtTGTAACTGTAACCTgtttcttttattgaggaacgacttATGCCTTGCTCAATATAAATTTGTGGTGATTGCAGCTGACCAATTAGACATTATGTGGGGAGGCAAGTGTTTGGACATTCCGAATTCCTAACTGAAATTTCTCCTTCAAAAGACAGAAGTATTTCTTGCCGCTATCTGCATCAGTTAAAGCAGCTAAGCGGAAAACAGATAGTGGTAGAATGAAAATATCCGATAACCTTACATGACATAAACATATCTTAGAGGCTTGTGACTTGCAATCTATTGAGATAGCGCCATGCAACTCAGCAGAGAGTTCATTCTCATCTCAAGTTTTGTCGATCCTGTGAAAGAAAGGCCACACTGGATGTGTGATTGTGTTGCGTAACTAGAGGGATGGCTGCTAAAGGTAAAATATCTATTCTTGCTTTTCAGCTTTAacttcttcctatctctagtcAAGGAGTACTGCATACATTTGTACAGAGTACTTCTTGCCCTAATATCGCGGTATGACGTTTTCCCTCCATATGTTCATGTCGCCTTACACATCTTTCTTCACTCAATGTTTTATCCCAATTTAAGTTaattcatgcattttttatttaaaatttattctttcatgattttgtttcttcatttcatgtGTTCATTCTTGGTCTATTTGGTTTGTTCTATTCCGTATTTTCAGTACAGAATAGGTTTTAGaaactttttgttccattccatGGATGTTTGGAAGGACAGGTTTTGCCAGTTGCTGCAAATGTGTTGCGGCTCGTTTAGACTATACGGTGGTTAGAAGCCTCATTaagtttgttgaaaaatacccaaacacatgGGTCATCAACACAAATGGATGAATTGCAGGGTTTTTAGGTGAAGTACGAATACCTAAGACTATATATGCAGGACGAATACCAATGGAGGCAGGGTGagcacttttgtccacccatgtccaaaagtgttgaaaagtaagggtgtccaaaaatccccaaaattacaaaaaattaCAGAAAAACTTTTCagaaaatttgcttgaaactGGAATCAAATGATAATCACGGgattcatttgtttcacgtcacatttactaaacgttaaaaaaaaactgcataaatatttttttgcagttttaggcccTCTTTTGCAACAagagtaacggtaacgcgtttctttttccaaaaagcaTCGGTAACAGtacgcgttactttttttcagtagcggttcaagccctggttGGAATGAATATGAGAAAGAAGTCCATTAATTATTCCCATGATGTGTCTTGATTTGCTGCTTATTGTACATTCAACATGAGCCTCAAATATTGGCCTCGTTAAACTGATCTATGAAGGGATAAAACCATAAATGTAGAATTGTGGATGTAATTTTGAGCTCATAAttcatacttttgaaaatgttataTTTTGATACCGCTCCAACCGGCTCCAACCCAGCACAAGCAAATTAAAATTAATGATTTATTGATAAAAGTGGCAAGAAATGTAACCGTGCCTTAAAGCTACTTTACAATTACAAAAAGAGTACAAATGGTGGCTTCTAAGTGGCTATTTTCAAGTACTGATTAGCCTCTAAATGACTAGTTGGTAATTACTTGTGACCTCCAACCTTTCTTAACATCTGTCAACATTGGTATGATGAGGTGACTATGTGTACCAGTGTCTTGAAATGGGCGGAAGGACAAAACGCTGCATGATCCACAAGAATTGGCAATATAGCCAAAAAACTAAATCATTTTTATCTTATATTCACATCAAAATGGTTAGGGATGCCTCCCGTAAATTGCCGAGTCCCGTTTTTggacttgtcaaaaaagttgttttaaTGTGCAATGGAAGGTTAACGaaatttttgcactttttcatttctggGAAGGGCTTGTAACGAGAAATTACCAATAGCGGATgttaagtgaaggaaattcaaggaagaatgtggtctggcacccagtttttgggcattttgtggcgggagaactaagacaaacatcacagtcaactagCACCATCtgccattgaattttcaataattgagtgattttgagtgaactGTGCTACAAAACCTaacaaaatgaatatgtttggagtaattcggtgaacgcactatcaaatttgctcaatatcacaatgctatttgcaggtttgcaaaaggtcgagcaggtccaaagatgttttgccACAAAAGGTATGAGAGACCTTTTGTATTGGGAAAGGCTTGAAtggttgggactgtacagtattcagagaaggtttgaaaggtatctgatactacatgttttcaaaagcattcatgagctttgtctcaactCAAGGTTTTAAGGTCAATGGCAGTGCGTTTTGAGGGCACCTTTAAGCCTTcgggaatccaggctagtatGAACAATGAGGTCCAACTctgttctttctcgggctccctcattgttcTATTTGCTGTAAGTGCTGATCCAGTTGCACCCTTCAAGTCAgactgacatttttttgatcaaaatacctgatccaccctacattcaagggctaaccagatccgccaactctaattcgttgaaggatcaaatatcatatgaatgtaaaatcaagtaagattCATACCTTTTTCGAACCTCTCTTGAACTGCctgggatcccattcccagcagcggtaaggaagtccgcaaaaaaggtatagggctagtcaagtaagCTCGTTCATGGACaatgacgttattccatggagtaaaatccaagacaacatgcccatCCAAACCgtactgtgcatgcattggattttgacattttttccattttacatgcttgtttagccaattagcattgtggttttgagccaattcgAGAGTGcattcactgattaacaccaaacatgctcaagGGTTTTATtacacaacttgctcaaaatcacttgattatcaaaaattcaatgggctaatggtgcgagttgactgtgatgtttgtcttattctctctccccaaatgcccaaaatcagggagccggaccacatttttccttgaatttcctttacttgacatcccctattgaaGAGGAGCTCTAGGTGATACTTCAATTAATTCATGTCcttaatgattgaaaaaatatagCAGAAGATGTgtaaaattggaaatgaattttattgcaaattcTCTccggatattttttttgtggtcAGAATGTCCAACTCGTTCctgaaaaggaaatgaattcTTCAAACAGTTGGGTACAGCAGCACTAGTTTAGAGATGGATGAATCTAGAGTTGCGTCAATAACATTTTAGAAAACATGTTTGCAATGGATCACATCTCGTTTTtcgattgatttgaaaaatgtacaTTTCTTTAGAGGGGAGAGCTATCTCCTCCAATCCTCATGGTCGGTGAGTTCAAGTCAAATCCGGCAACCCTGGCCGTAACCAGTTCTTACTACAAAATTAGCCAGTTCAATGAACACAAGTCCGGGATTTGGCGCCAATTCTCTGTAGTTTTGGAGACCTTCCTCATCATCTTGGACGTGCCTTCCATCTTCACTGTCCTCGATTGATCCCGTATTCCATCTGGGGCGTCCGAAAGTAACGCCCTATTGAGAAAAACAAACCCAAGCCACGCCTTTTCTGTCTAGCCTTTTAACCCAAGCCGCCCGTGGTGAGTGCTGCCACTCGTCTGGTCGCGGGCGCAGTCTCCTTTCCCGTAGACCTCACCATGGGACCCCATCCGGAGACTGGTCGCTCCACTACGTCCGCCCGAAGGCGTCTCCCGGCGAAGAGCATACCCACTTGTCCCTCACCCTTAATTCAGGGCGGCAAATCCATGAGCGGCGTGCCGTGTTGCGGCCCTTTCCACGGAATTCCCCTCGAGATTCGTTACTTGATCCTAGATTACTTGACCTTCTTTGATTTGGGTCAACTGAGTTTGACTAATCGAGTATTTCGCACATGGGTGGCCGCTTGGTTACAGTCCCGCCCTGCCCTTGTGCGATTGCCGGATTTGCGGACATTTCTGACCTCTTCACCGATCAAGAAGCTCATGAGTCCACCGCTAGCATCGGGTAGTCCGGAGTCAGCCGAGGCCATGGCCCTGATTGGCCTTCAATCTCAGCCTCATGTGGCGTTCGCCTTGTTGTGCAAACGCCTGACGTTCTTGTACGGGTCGCAGGAACGGATTCGTTTTGCCAATCGATATTTCGACTTGGCCCTCAAAAGCTGCCAATCCCAATCGCCCCAATCCGAGGATTGGGAAGACACGCTCGTGGTGATCGTGTACTTTCAGATGCTTCATGCTTTCACGCGCGGTTGGGACGAATCCGAGTTTTCGCAAGTGATCGCTGCTGCTGAGCTCCGATTTGGAATCCAAAGCCAATTGTCGCGCTTCGTTAAATCCGACAAGCGCGAAGACGTGTGTGTCGTCTCGGAAATGCACCTCCGCCTGGTTTTGCGCTCTCTCACGTGGGATTTTGTGGGCAAAGACTACACCTTACGGGCGGTAAGTTCGGGTAGGGGAGTTCTGAATAAGAAGGACGTCAATGGTTTGTTTGATTTATAGACTTGGATTCTGACAATTATTCGACGATTCGTTTGGCAATCTCCTCGAGCTGAGGCGATGACTTTCTTCCTCTTGTTTGGTAGTTAATATGTTTAGTTATTTGACGGGGTCAATGAAGGActcatttttcaagaattctcACCCGCAATGTAGGTCCAACTTGCGATGACAATGTATCCCATTACGAAGCTTTAGGCCTCGTCAATCGATCCCAACGCGTTGTCATGGAAGAATTGAACAATCATGCCGACTGGTCCCGCTTTGAAGATTCCAACCCCGAGGACTTTCACGAGGTAtacgttctttttttttaccttatcGTACAAGATGGCAAATTCATGGAGAATCTGATTGCTTTTCAAGGGCAAAGCCATGTTTTACACTCTAGCACAGGCCATTTGTTCGTGTGTGAATGCGAACAAGAAATGGCGTACCGAACACGTGAACAGAGTGCTTGATGAGCTATTCAAAGTTCCTCGTCCGTGGCGAAGGGATAATGTGGCTGGATTTCTGCTCTTCTGCAGCGAAAAGGTCGGTATCTAGCTGCGTGGACGGAACCGCATGCTCGTACTTTGACTCGAGTGAGGaggagaaatgaaatttatgCTTGGGACAAGTCAGGATAAGCAAGAACAGTTCAACGTTGCGTTGGAACGAGGGAAAAAGCTTTTTAAGGGATTGCCCACCACCGTCTCGGCTTATATCTTCAACCGTCTCACGGGAATAGAAACATTAGGTTAGGAT contains the following coding sequences:
- the LOC131889633 gene encoding uncharacterized protein LOC131889633, which translates into the protein MGPHPETGRSTTSARRRLPAKSIPTCPSPLIQGGKSMSGVPCCGPFHGIPLEIRYLILDYLTFFDLGQLSLTNRVFRTWVAAWLQSRPALVRLPDLRTFLTSSPIKKLMSPPLASGSPESAEAMALIGLQSQPHVAFALLCKRLTFLYGSQERIRFANRYFDLALKSCQSQSPQSEDWEDTLVVIVYFQMLHAFTRGWDESEFSQVIAAAELRFGIQSQLSRFVKSDKREDVCVVSEMHLRLVLRSLTWDFVGKDYTLRATWILTIIRRFVWQSPRAEAMTFFLLFGPTCDDNVSHYEALGLVNRSQRVVMEELNNHADWSRFEDSNPEDFHEGKAMFYTLAQAICSCVNANKKWRTEHVNRVLDELFKVPRPWRRDNVAGFLLFCSEKLILDYLRDKLSCGSLKNVETVARLLFDMILVSYRFDNELNPERGIGKIFDLMCKFPTSKDMQLRLFEEVWRVALLEMDTFELTSDEEELSEVIRNMGVHLMRHAYLNTIPPVEITIKAEDVSDDLTMEE